The proteins below are encoded in one region of Cherax quadricarinatus isolate ZL_2023a chromosome 29, ASM3850222v1, whole genome shotgun sequence:
- the LOC128690640 gene encoding uncharacterized protein isoform X2 produces the protein MIQGQGIPTYDTHLPIPLPTQSTSTVTEQTTVTHTLRETTTSDVWVTDQTVVTLTVTRASTKWDFLPREPRIVTSVIRITSTPVIVVTATSVTNPVSTMVSVFSQFVTVTDTVKYLQTITHVALSHEIQTVPVVTTQELLQEIITTITQIITTTVTSTTARLYN, from the exons ATTCAGGGCCAGGGAATTCCTACCTACGACACTCATTTACCCATTCCACTTCCAACACAGTCTACCTCCACTGTTACTGAACAG ACTACTGTAACCCATACATTAAGGGAGACAACCACGTCTGACGTGTGGGTGACTGATCAAACAGTTGTCACGTTGACTGTCACACGAGCATCTACTAAGTGGGACTTCTTGCCTCGAGAGCCACGGATAGTAACATCCGTGATAAGGATAACTTCCACACCG GTAATAGTTGTAACTGCTACATCGGTAACTAACCCAGTGAGCACAATGGTGTCAGTCTTCAGTCAGTTCGTCACGGTTACCGACACTGTGAAATACTTGCAAACAATAACTCACGTTGCACTCTCGCACGAG ATTCAAACTGTTCCTGTGGTCACTACACAAGAACTCCTGCAAGAGATAATAACTACTATTACCCAGATTATAACTACCACGGTTACTTCGACTACTGCTCGCCTCTATAATTAA
- the LOC128690640 gene encoding uncharacterized protein isoform X1, which yields MMAVLVLLLFGCITLIQGQGIPTYDTHLPIPLPTQSTSTVTEQTTVTHTLRETTTSDVWVTDQTVVTLTVTRASTKWDFLPREPRIVTSVIRITSTPVIVVTATSVTNPVSTMVSVFSQFVTVTDTVKYLQTITHVALSHEIQTVPVVTTQELLQEIITTITQIITTTVTSTTARLYN from the exons ATGGCTGTCCTTGTGCTTCTGCTCTTTGGATGCATCACTCTA ATTCAGGGCCAGGGAATTCCTACCTACGACACTCATTTACCCATTCCACTTCCAACACAGTCTACCTCCACTGTTACTGAACAG ACTACTGTAACCCATACATTAAGGGAGACAACCACGTCTGACGTGTGGGTGACTGATCAAACAGTTGTCACGTTGACTGTCACACGAGCATCTACTAAGTGGGACTTCTTGCCTCGAGAGCCACGGATAGTAACATCCGTGATAAGGATAACTTCCACACCG GTAATAGTTGTAACTGCTACATCGGTAACTAACCCAGTGAGCACAATGGTGTCAGTCTTCAGTCAGTTCGTCACGGTTACCGACACTGTGAAATACTTGCAAACAATAACTCACGTTGCACTCTCGCACGAG ATTCAAACTGTTCCTGTGGTCACTACACAAGAACTCCTGCAAGAGATAATAACTACTATTACCCAGATTATAACTACCACGGTTACTTCGACTACTGCTCGCCTCTATAATTAA